Proteins encoded by one window of Bauldia sp.:
- a CDS encoding TfuA-like protein — MKIVFAGPSLPDAADHAAIAQVRGPAALGDVAKAVLEGATVIGIVDGYFENIASVWHKEILYALSQGVTVMGGASMGALRAAECAPYGMVGVGAVFRAYASGALIDDDAVGQVHGPEELGYIALTEPLVNIAATLAGLRDRALISGAEHDALLVTATGAFFKQRTWPKIVAATAIDSPRRGEIARLVNENRRDLKREDAIAVVAAVEAAPDARIGPPAAWKFTETQMWTRLLDGWRRDMAAAAA; from the coding sequence ATGAAAATCGTCTTCGCCGGACCAAGCTTGCCCGATGCCGCCGACCACGCTGCGATCGCGCAGGTCCGCGGCCCGGCAGCGCTCGGCGATGTTGCCAAGGCCGTGCTCGAAGGCGCCACCGTCATCGGCATCGTCGATGGATATTTCGAGAACATTGCCTCCGTCTGGCACAAGGAGATCCTGTACGCGCTGTCGCAGGGCGTCACCGTCATGGGCGGCGCCAGCATGGGCGCGCTCCGCGCCGCCGAGTGCGCGCCCTACGGCATGGTCGGCGTCGGCGCCGTCTTCCGGGCCTACGCCAGCGGCGCGCTCATCGACGACGACGCGGTCGGCCAGGTGCACGGGCCGGAGGAACTGGGCTACATCGCGCTGACCGAGCCTCTGGTGAACATCGCCGCGACGCTCGCCGGCCTCCGCGACCGCGCGCTGATCTCCGGTGCCGAGCACGACGCGCTGCTCGTGACTGCGACTGGCGCCTTCTTCAAGCAGCGCACCTGGCCCAAAATCGTGGCCGCGACCGCCATCGATTCGCCGCGGCGGGGGGAAATCGCGCGGCTGGTTAACGAAAATCGCCGCGACCTGAAACGCGAGGATGCGATTGCCGTGGTGGCGGCCGTGGAAGCCGCGCCGGACGCCAGAATCGGCCCGCCGGCGGCCTGGAAATTCACCGAAACCCAGATGTGGACGCGCCTGCTCGACGGGTGGCGGCGGGATATGGCGGCCGCCGCGGCGTGA
- the msrA gene encoding peptide-methionine (S)-S-oxide reductase MsrA, with the protein MATTERALLAGGCFWGVQDLIRRQPGVISSRTGYSGGDVPNATYRNHGTHAETLEVVFDPNVISFRRLLEFFFQIHDPTTRNRQGNDVGTSYRSAIFYTSEAQRQTAEDTIADVEASGLWPGKVVTEVTPAGPFWEAEPEHQDYLLHYPNGYTCHFIRPNWVLPKRSVAYAEAAR; encoded by the coding sequence ATGGCAACGACAGAACGGGCCCTGCTCGCGGGCGGATGCTTCTGGGGCGTCCAGGACCTCATCCGCCGCCAGCCGGGCGTCATCTCCAGCCGCACCGGGTACTCGGGCGGCGACGTGCCCAACGCGACCTACCGCAACCACGGCACCCACGCCGAGACGCTCGAGGTGGTCTTCGACCCGAACGTCATCAGCTTCCGCCGGCTGCTGGAATTCTTCTTCCAGATTCACGATCCGACCACGCGCAACCGGCAGGGCAACGATGTCGGGACGAGCTACCGCTCGGCAATCTTCTATACGAGCGAGGCGCAGCGGCAGACTGCCGAGGACACCATCGCCGACGTCGAAGCGTCAGGCCTGTGGCCGGGCAAGGTGGTGACGGAGGTGACGCCGGCCGGGCCGTTCTGGGAAGCCGAGCCGGAGCATCAGGATTATCTCCTGCACTACCCCAACGGCTATACGTGCCACTTCATCCGGCCGAACTGGGTGCTACCGAAGCGCAGCGTTGCCTACGCGGAGGCGGCGCGGTAA
- a CDS encoding PAS domain S-box protein, producing MAVEVQNYPFQKTPVNGRTVNCGMERARTKAASAKVVSQDRADTWQRKAVEKTLVGMALIDLEGRLVQANDAFHDIVGCARGEGPGRDIKSLMVGADAASVLRIIYLASGESDDNRAECQLIRGDGVTVWVSARACLLKADRPGEPAHISVQIIDIDGQKRAEAAVAYSESRLAYALESAGQGVWDYDLRTDQMYYSRMWRFMRGIPLDEPIDPGMEVWLTRVHPDDVPRVRAAAPKQAFGEHEYNTIEYRERHRDGHYVWILSRGRPVEWGANGIAVRTIGTDTDITRLKLAEEELAAEKERLRVTLESIGDGVISTDAAGRVTFMNTIAAMMTDWNPADAAGRTLEQVFSVFEEESGRAAASPVARCLAEGKLVCLDSNLVLIGRDNERRDVRATAAPLQMPDGRIIGAVLVFQDVTTSRKLQKELAHSATPRRPDRAAQSARL from the coding sequence TTGGCTGTAGAGGTACAGAACTACCCGTTTCAGAAAACGCCCGTTAACGGCCGCACGGTAAATTGCGGCATGGAGCGAGCCCGCACCAAAGCCGCGAGCGCCAAGGTCGTTTCCCAGGATCGGGCCGACACCTGGCAGCGCAAGGCAGTGGAAAAGACCCTAGTCGGCATGGCCCTGATCGACCTCGAGGGCCGGTTGGTCCAGGCCAATGACGCCTTCCACGACATCGTCGGCTGTGCGCGCGGCGAGGGCCCGGGTCGGGATATCAAAAGCCTCATGGTCGGCGCCGACGCCGCGAGCGTTCTCCGGATCATCTACCTGGCTTCGGGCGAGAGCGACGACAATCGTGCCGAATGTCAGTTGATCCGCGGCGATGGCGTCACCGTCTGGGTCTCTGCGCGCGCATGCCTGCTCAAGGCGGATCGCCCCGGCGAACCCGCCCACATCAGCGTGCAGATCATCGACATCGACGGCCAGAAGCGCGCCGAAGCGGCGGTGGCCTATTCGGAGAGCCGCCTCGCCTATGCCCTGGAGTCGGCTGGACAGGGCGTATGGGACTACGATCTGCGTACCGACCAGATGTACTACTCGCGCATGTGGCGGTTCATGCGCGGCATTCCGCTTGATGAACCGATCGACCCGGGCATGGAGGTCTGGCTGACCCGGGTACATCCAGACGACGTGCCGCGGGTGCGCGCCGCCGCCCCCAAGCAGGCCTTTGGCGAGCATGAATACAACACGATCGAGTATCGCGAGCGCCATCGCGACGGCCACTATGTCTGGATACTGAGCCGCGGCCGGCCGGTGGAATGGGGCGCCAACGGCATCGCCGTTCGCACTATTGGCACCGACACCGACATCACGCGGCTGAAGCTCGCCGAGGAAGAGCTCGCGGCCGAGAAGGAACGCCTTCGCGTAACCCTCGAATCCATCGGTGACGGCGTCATCTCGACCGATGCCGCCGGCCGCGTGACGTTCATGAACACCATCGCGGCCATGATGACGGACTGGAACCCCGCGGACGCCGCCGGCCGCACGCTCGAGCAGGTCTTTTCCGTTTTCGAGGAAGAGTCAGGCCGCGCCGCGGCCAGCCCGGTCGCCAGATGCCTCGCGGAAGGCAAGCTGGTCTGCCTCGACTCCAATCTCGTCCTGATCGGCCGGGACAATGAGAGGCGCGACGTGCGTGCCACCGCGGCGCCGTTGCAGATGCCCGACGGCCGCATCATCGGCGCGGTGCTCGTGTTCCAGGATGTCACCACCAGTCGCAAGCTGCAGAAGGAACTCGCCCACTCGGCCACCCCACGACGTCCTGACCGAGCTGCACAATCGGCTCGCCTTTGA
- a CDS encoding diguanylate cyclase, with protein MASQRARREQRSYALCLVDLDRFKAVNDNAGHAAGDALLRRIADVLRRSCRRQDFAARIGGDEFALLLSDCSASAAAHVMQEVVDAVATLGFEWDGTGYSVGASIGITTIGSDSPGLPEIMSQADAACYTSKAAGRGRVSVYDPVASAT; from the coding sequence GTGGCAAGCCAGCGGGCCCGGCGCGAGCAGCGCAGTTATGCGCTTTGCCTCGTTGATCTCGATCGCTTCAAGGCCGTCAACGACAACGCGGGACATGCCGCCGGCGACGCGCTGCTGCGCCGGATCGCCGACGTCCTCCGGCGCTCGTGCCGCCGCCAGGATTTCGCCGCGCGCATTGGCGGCGACGAGTTCGCGCTCCTGCTGTCGGACTGCTCGGCCAGCGCTGCCGCCCACGTGATGCAGGAGGTTGTCGATGCGGTCGCGACATTGGGCTTCGAATGGGACGGAACCGGCTACTCGGTCGGCGCCAGCATCGGCATCACCACGATCGGCAGCGACTCCCCCGGCCTGCCCGAGATCATGTCCCAGGCAGATGCGGCCTGCTACACGTCCAAGGCCGCCGGCCGCGGCCGCGTGTCGGTCTACGACCCTGTAGCGAGCGCGACGTAG
- a CDS encoding phosphotransferase — protein MSPAGWDALGQWGDDAARVERLSGGVANDVWSVRIHGQPAVARLGSRSDADLAWETGLLQHLDREGLTVPVPIPTTDGRLFVDGLVVMTYVEGGPPETEADWRRVADTLRALHRLTEGWPQRPGWRSSTDLLHAETGTRIDLSRMPAEAVARCRAAWARLVGRQTCVVHGDPNPRNIRVTAGRVALIDWDESHVDVPDLDLVLPYNAAGLEGSAHDIAAQASAAWEAAVCWDDEHSIKRLAEVRAI, from the coding sequence ATGTCGCCAGCGGGATGGGATGCACTCGGGCAGTGGGGTGACGATGCGGCGCGCGTCGAGCGGCTTTCCGGCGGCGTCGCCAACGATGTGTGGAGCGTGCGTATCCACGGGCAGCCTGCGGTCGCTCGTCTCGGCTCCAGGAGCGACGCCGATCTCGCGTGGGAGACGGGGCTGCTGCAACACCTCGACCGCGAAGGCCTGACCGTGCCGGTGCCGATACCCACGACGGACGGCCGGCTGTTCGTGGATGGTCTGGTGGTGATGACATACGTGGAGGGTGGACCGCCCGAGACGGAGGCCGACTGGCGGCGCGTGGCCGACACGCTTCGCGCGCTGCATCGATTGACGGAGGGCTGGCCGCAGCGCCCGGGCTGGCGATCGTCGACCGACCTGCTGCACGCCGAGACCGGGACGCGGATCGACCTTAGCCGGATGCCGGCCGAGGCGGTCGCCCGATGCCGGGCAGCGTGGGCACGGCTCGTTGGGCGCCAGACATGCGTCGTCCACGGCGACCCCAACCCGCGCAACATTCGCGTGACGGCGGGACGGGTTGCGCTGATCGACTGGGACGAGTCGCACGTCGACGTCCCCGACCTCGACCTGGTGCTGCCCTACAACGCCGCCGGCCTTGAGGGCAGCGCGCACGACATCGCCGCGCAGGCATCAGCGGCCTGGGAAGCCGCCGTCTGCTGGGACGACGAACACTCGATCAAGCGGCTGGCCGAAGTTCGGGCGATCTGA
- a CDS encoding LacI family DNA-binding transcriptional regulator — translation MRGPEEDEKPRRETLSDVAALAGVSPKTVSRALRQPETVSRDLRRRIEVAINEIGYIPNQLARALASARTGTVGILVPSLTNGVFPAYLRALHDVFLPAGLQLLLINSRYGEEEEEKGIATLLGHHPEAIILAGIDQTDASRRQLERARVPVVQTMELTDNPIDVNIGFRQVEAAGDATRLLLGMGHRRVGHIAARLDIRTRRRMDGYASVMRDAGLEPLIVATPEASTIELGGQLFAELLEQAPDIEALFCCNDDIAVGVLFECQRRGIRVPDDISIVGWNDLDFCASTVPTLTSVATPRYEMGRRAGEAVLEIIRGSGRRPEERSIDLGFKINQRASTLHAPRLAL, via the coding sequence ATGAGGGGCCCTGAGGAGGACGAAAAGCCGCGCCGCGAGACGCTGAGCGACGTCGCGGCGCTGGCGGGCGTGAGCCCGAAGACGGTGTCGCGGGCGCTGCGCCAGCCGGAGACCGTCTCGCGCGATCTGCGCCGCCGGATCGAGGTCGCGATCAACGAAATCGGCTACATCCCCAACCAGCTCGCCCGCGCGCTCGCTTCGGCACGTACCGGCACGGTCGGCATCCTGGTGCCGTCGCTCACCAACGGCGTTTTCCCCGCCTACCTCCGCGCGCTGCACGACGTGTTCCTGCCGGCGGGCCTGCAGTTGCTGCTCATCAACTCGCGCTACGGGGAAGAGGAGGAAGAGAAGGGAATCGCGACGCTGCTCGGCCACCATCCCGAGGCGATCATACTGGCCGGCATCGACCAGACCGACGCCTCGCGCCGTCAGCTCGAGCGCGCGCGCGTCCCCGTCGTGCAGACGATGGAACTCACCGACAACCCGATCGATGTGAACATCGGCTTCCGCCAAGTGGAGGCGGCCGGCGACGCCACGCGTCTGCTGCTCGGCATGGGCCATCGCCGCGTCGGCCACATCGCCGCGCGTCTCGACATTCGCACGCGCCGCCGCATGGACGGCTATGCCAGCGTCATGCGCGACGCCGGGCTCGAGCCGCTGATAGTGGCGACGCCGGAGGCCTCGACGATCGAACTCGGCGGCCAACTGTTCGCCGAACTGCTCGAACAGGCGCCGGATATCGAGGCGCTGTTCTGCTGCAACGACGACATCGCGGTCGGTGTCCTGTTCGAATGCCAGCGCCGTGGCATTCGCGTGCCTGACGATATCTCGATCGTCGGATGGAACGATCTCGATTTCTGTGCCAGCACGGTGCCGACGCTCACTTCCGTCGCCACGCCGCGCTACGAGATGGGGCGCCGCGCGGGAGAAGCTGTGCTGGAAATCATTCGCGGAAGCGGGCGGCGTCCGGAGGAGCGAAGCATTGATCTCGGCTTCAAGATCAACCAGCGTGCCAGCACCCTGCATGCGCCCCGGTTGGCGTTGTGA
- a CDS encoding transporter substrate-binding domain-containing protein: MFDNCGDPSLATAQKDGITVGYSVGPPGVILDEATKQASGIDVEINNAVLAWLGITNVKNEFLPFEALIPSLLSKRVGVIGADLHHNPKRDLIISFSGPAFWYGPALIVAKGNPLGIKSYDDLKGKRVGVVTSAAADQYLQSVGITTTSFKDQFGEFTSLNDGRLDAVVEDDIGFNQFAQQKPDNNLEVLPAGVPMALINGGGYGMARFAIRKEDCSLRVAYTTALAEMRANGQVLSILKKYGLSERNMNLPTQ; this comes from the coding sequence ATGTTCGACAACTGCGGTGACCCGTCGCTGGCGACGGCACAGAAGGACGGCATTACGGTCGGGTATTCCGTCGGCCCGCCCGGCGTCATCCTTGACGAGGCGACCAAGCAGGCGAGCGGCATCGACGTCGAGATCAACAATGCCGTGCTGGCGTGGCTCGGCATCACGAACGTCAAGAACGAGTTCCTGCCGTTCGAGGCGCTCATCCCGTCCCTCTTGTCCAAGCGCGTCGGCGTGATCGGTGCCGACCTGCACCACAACCCCAAGCGCGACCTGATCATCAGCTTCTCCGGTCCCGCATTCTGGTACGGCCCGGCGCTGATCGTCGCCAAGGGCAACCCGCTCGGCATCAAGAGCTACGATGACCTGAAGGGCAAGCGCGTCGGCGTCGTCACCAGCGCCGCGGCCGATCAGTACCTGCAGAGCGTCGGCATCACGACGACGTCGTTCAAGGATCAGTTCGGCGAATTCACCAGCCTGAACGACGGCCGCCTCGATGCCGTGGTCGAGGACGACATCGGCTTCAATCAGTTCGCCCAACAGAAGCCGGACAACAACCTCGAGGTCCTCCCCGCTGGGGTGCCGATGGCGCTCATCAACGGCGGCGGCTACGGCATGGCGCGCTTCGCCATCCGCAAGGAAGACTGCAGCCTGCGCGTCGCCTACACGACGGCGCTCGCCGAAATGCGCGCCAACGGCCAGGTACTTTCCATTCTCAAGAAGTACGGCCTGTCCGAGCGCAACATGAACTTGCCGACGCAGTAA